The Dehalococcoidia bacterium DNA segment AAATGAAGCAGAAGGTTTGTTTGATTCCATAAATGAAACTGCAAATATTGGAATCAACAATCAATTAAAAGTTGAGATATCTCATCTTAAGAGTGTTGGAAAAGATAACTGGGGTAAATCTGAAAAGGCATTAAGTATGATTGATAATTTCTCTGAAAAAGGTTTAGATATTCATGCTGATCAATATCCATATACAGCTAGATCAACTATGCTAAAAGCACTTTTATTAAATGGAACTTTTGATGACTCAAATACAAATAGCCCAATGGGAAAATCTGAGAGTAAAGATGTTTTATTATGTTCTGTACCTGGTGATAAATCAATTGAAGGTAAAACACTAGAAGATATTCAAGAAATCTATGATTTACCAACTGAAGAAACAGTAAAGAAATTGCTTTCAGAAATTTCTGATAAAATTCTTGTGGCTGCATTTGGAATGAATGAAAATGATGTAAGAAATATAATGAAACATCCCAGAGTAATGATAGGTACAGATGGTATTGATGTTGGATCAAAACCTCATCCAAGAGCTTGGGGTACTTATCCTAGAATATTTGATGAATATGTAAAAAATAAAAAAATATTAAACTTTGAAGAAGCAATATATAAAATGACAAAGATGCCTGCTAAAAAATTTAATATAAAATCTAGAGGTGAAATTAAAGAAAATTATTATGCAGATTTAGTTATATTCGATCCAGAAAAAATAAAAGATAATTCTTCCTTTACTGACCCTAAAAAAACACCTACTGGGATTGAATATATTTTTGTAAACGGTAAAAAAGCAATGGAACACAATAAAGAAACAAAAGTTTTTTCTGGAAAAACAATAAAAAATAATTGAGGTAAATAAATGGAAGAAAGTAAAATAAAAATTTTTCTTAGACAAGTAATAAAGTGGGGATTCGTTATTTTTTGCACTTACTTACTTTTTCAGATACTAAGACTTATTTACATTCTTGTCTTTGAGGGTGGGAGAAATCCTTTATAAATTTTGTCTTTTTCTAGCAAAAACTATCTGTGCTTGTCTTTGTCTAGATTTTTCATTTTGTTCACCACTTCTAATATTTATACAACTTGGGCAACTTACTCCTTCTTCATAATAAATTGATTCTTTGTCATTTTTATCAATTGGATTACGACAACCATGACAAAGGTTAAAAGTTCCTTCTTCCGATCCATAATCTAAAGAAACCCTCTCATCAAAAACAAAACATTCACCCTTCCATGAACCATTTTTTTTATCTACAGAGTTTAAATAGTTTATTATTCCACCTCTCAATTGATAAACATTTTCAAATCCAATATCTTTCATGTATGATGATGCCTTTTCACAACGTATGCCTCCTGTACAGTACATGGCAATTTTTTTATTTTTTACTTTTACTAATTCTTTTTCTACGAATTCTATAAAATCAGTAAATCTTTCTGTATTTGGATCTTTAGAATTAGGGAATTTACCAATTACAGTCTCATAAAAATTCCTAACATCAATTATTTCAACATCTTTATTTTTTATAAAATTATCCCAATCCTCAGGATCAATAAATTCTCCTGTATTTGAAGCAAACTTTCCTAAGCCATCAAATGTAACTATTTCAGGTTGTATCTTTACCTTAAGTCTCTTAAATGCATTTGATTTAGAAAAAGAGGTTTTTATATTAGGATTAAAATTTAGCTTATAAATTATGGAAGTAATTTCTTCTATGCTAATTTCAGTTCCACAAATTGTTCCATTTATTCCTTCTTCAGCTAATATAATTGTGCCTTTTATACCAAGCCTCTTACAGTTATTTAATAAAATTTTTTGATTTTCTTTAATATCTAGAAAATCAAAAGTATTAAATTCATAAAAACTTAGTATTTTGTGCATAGAAATCTCTATTTTTATAATATAAAAATCTAAGATAATTATAAATCAAAACGAGGGATGTCGCATGGTAAATAATGAAAAAAAACCTAACATAATTATTATATTTGCTGATGATTTAGGTTACGGAGATCTTGGTTGTTATGGCTCAAAGATTAATTTAACTCCTACTTTAGATAAAATGGCGGAAGAAGGGAAAAAATTCTCTAATTTTTATGTTAGCTCTCCTGTTTGCTCTCCATCTAGAGCTTCATTATTAACTGGATGCTATCCTCAAAGGATAAGTTTTGGAACTTTTGATGGACTAAGAGTATTATTTCCTGGACAAGGAATTGGTCTAAATACAGAAGAAAAAACTATAGCAAAAACACTAAAAGAATCAGGATATAGTACAAAAATTAT contains these protein-coding regions:
- a CDS encoding D-aminoacylase yields the protein MLDFLIKGVRIIDGNPNKSYIGDIGILEDKIITKELNNVKYKELIDGSGKIICPGFIDVHSHDDFKVVTDKRILHNLCQGITTMIVGNCGFGVSPYLSAKEQMSSLYKVSKLDDVWNNFSEYFDLLDRYPTSINVGVLIGHHTIRRNSLNLMDKIYPTEDELIKMINLVEEGMEAGCLGFSTGLVYEPGRNSKTEEIIEITKPIKKYEGVYVSHMRNEAEGLFDSINETANIGINNQLKVEISHLKSVGKDNWGKSEKALSMIDNFSEKGLDIHADQYPYTARSTMLKALLLNGTFDDSNTNSPMGKSESKDVLLCSVPGDKSIEGKTLEDIQEIYDLPTEETVKKLLSEISDKILVAAFGMNENDVRNIMKHPRVMIGTDGIDVGSKPHPRAWGTYPRIFDEYVKNKKILNFEEAIYKMTKMPAKKFNIKSRGEIKENYYADLVIFDPEKIKDNSSFTDPKKTPTGIEYIFVNGKKAMEHNKETKVFSGKTIKNN